From one Leptospira stimsonii genomic stretch:
- a CDS encoding SpoIIE family protein phosphatase: protein MANFLQLNYYSIGYISGTIFSSFLLVYLLSLKGKSKQTWLLVGYFFFALLLNLGFVLRTSVFISELAKPASFIIALYTCFSNLVLLSFIYSFPKNRNKKESYFSFIFVAALGLFGYTYYILNNLNSEVFYNFETQLFEFQTPQSTAPMGLIHFLTFLWILSVIFRKTVSEEREFRKIENMKENRFFHLLSPNARMLRSFGWAVILHTCFSAVYVLYAAKKISFADFQLLLTSATSLQLFIYTVIYLNNSPQPSSFMVKIVGVTLVSTLTILSIVSRITFRINETYYDEARNIEVETILKNIPKLNKSVIPDDVIYVSSRPKSDGLFASSFKIEYKKLNTIQQKILFQSEANEMGKYLNRLQKKSVSSKEEWKDYYGIEESSSTAVSNRMYRSLKLPSGETILLIRYLIKTEDMIFEVAFPYSSYLQMVHSIVLKMAMLIVFTALLILLLFPYLFHGGLIRPLMLLLSGVKQVNEGEYDVSVPVQAEDEIGFLSRSFNHMVASIRSAQEKLKEYAETLEEKVVERTHELQQSLEKVQELKTKQDADYYLTSLLIQPLAQNKSKSENIFVEFLTEQKKKFQFKRWASEIGGDLCVSSKINLKGRSYTVILNGDAMGKSIQGAGGALVLGSVFEAILERSRNSFDVMNLFPERWLKNTFIELHNIFTSFDGTMLVSVFVSLLDEESGLLYYMNAEHPLPAYYRDGVANFLPHRFFYRKLGMPINMETSLHINTFQFQPEDVLIIGSDGRDDILIQGENGTNMNENEDFFLRCVEKGNGNLQEIVKEIKIAGEVTDDISLIRVEYKLGNVPELSESDEVNKTYAKARNEFKQKNYDETIPLLEAILEKDPIYRKNRKILKLLTNVYIQKKEYQKAAEAALNYSNATPEDSDCLFIISKCYKNSGNLKNATDFGERLRLRNPEHKQNLIHLSEIYQTAGDISRATMLINEAKYFENNGNHNEL from the coding sequence ATGGCGAATTTTCTTCAGCTCAACTACTACTCGATAGGCTATATCTCAGGAACGATATTCTCCTCCTTTCTCCTGGTTTACCTTTTGAGTTTAAAGGGAAAGTCTAAACAAACTTGGCTCTTAGTTGGCTATTTCTTTTTTGCGCTACTACTGAACCTCGGCTTCGTTTTAAGAACCAGCGTTTTCATTTCGGAACTTGCAAAGCCTGCGAGCTTTATAATCGCACTTTATACTTGTTTTTCGAATTTAGTTTTACTTTCTTTCATCTATTCTTTTCCGAAAAATCGTAACAAAAAAGAATCCTACTTCTCTTTTATCTTTGTAGCGGCGCTCGGACTTTTCGGTTATACATATTATATATTAAATAATCTTAATTCCGAAGTCTTCTACAACTTCGAGACTCAACTTTTTGAATTTCAAACTCCCCAATCCACCGCTCCTATGGGCCTAATCCACTTTCTGACTTTTTTGTGGATTCTTTCCGTAATCTTTCGAAAGACCGTGAGCGAGGAACGCGAATTCAGAAAGATTGAGAACATGAAAGAAAATCGATTCTTTCACCTATTAAGCCCTAATGCGAGAATGTTGCGCTCCTTTGGTTGGGCGGTTATCTTGCATACTTGTTTCTCCGCTGTTTACGTTTTATACGCGGCTAAGAAGATCTCATTTGCCGACTTTCAACTTCTCCTTACTTCCGCTACCAGTTTACAATTGTTTATCTATACCGTAATATATCTAAATAATTCTCCACAACCTTCGTCCTTTATGGTTAAGATCGTAGGCGTTACCTTAGTTTCTACGCTCACGATCCTTAGCATCGTATCAAGGATCACGTTTCGTATCAATGAAACCTATTACGACGAGGCTAGAAACATAGAAGTCGAAACAATTCTCAAGAATATTCCTAAATTAAATAAATCTGTTATTCCGGACGACGTTATATACGTATCCTCAAGACCCAAAAGTGACGGATTATTCGCCTCTTCTTTTAAAATAGAATATAAAAAATTGAATACGATTCAGCAGAAGATCCTATTTCAAAGTGAAGCGAATGAAATGGGAAAATATCTAAATCGACTTCAAAAAAAATCGGTTTCTTCCAAGGAAGAATGGAAAGATTACTACGGAATCGAAGAAAGTTCTTCCACCGCTGTTTCGAATCGTATGTATCGGTCTCTTAAACTTCCGAGCGGCGAAACCATTCTTCTGATTCGTTATTTGATTAAGACCGAAGATATGATTTTCGAGGTCGCCTTTCCTTATTCTTCCTATTTGCAAATGGTTCATTCGATCGTACTAAAAATGGCGATGTTGATTGTATTTACCGCACTTTTGATTCTCCTCCTTTTTCCTTATCTTTTCCACGGAGGTTTGATTCGTCCTTTGATGCTTCTTTTAAGCGGAGTAAAACAAGTCAACGAGGGAGAGTATGACGTTTCCGTTCCTGTTCAGGCGGAGGATGAAATCGGATTCTTATCCAGATCCTTCAATCATATGGTCGCTTCGATTCGTTCGGCGCAGGAGAAACTAAAAGAATATGCGGAGACTTTGGAAGAAAAGGTGGTGGAAAGAACCCACGAGTTACAACAAAGCTTGGAAAAAGTTCAAGAGTTAAAAACGAAACAAGACGCGGACTATTACCTTACGTCCCTCCTTATCCAACCTCTCGCTCAAAATAAATCCAAATCGGAAAACATTTTTGTGGAATTCTTAACCGAGCAAAAAAAGAAATTTCAGTTCAAACGATGGGCTTCGGAAATCGGAGGAGATCTTTGTGTATCAAGCAAGATAAATCTGAAAGGAAGATCTTACACTGTCATCCTAAACGGCGACGCAATGGGTAAATCGATTCAAGGTGCGGGCGGAGCTTTAGTTCTCGGATCTGTCTTCGAAGCCATTTTAGAAAGGTCAAGAAACTCTTTCGACGTAATGAATCTTTTTCCGGAACGTTGGTTAAAAAATACTTTTATAGAACTTCATAATATATTCACGAGCTTCGATGGAACCATGTTGGTTTCCGTCTTTGTTTCTCTTCTTGATGAAGAATCTGGTTTACTTTACTACATGAACGCCGAACATCCTCTCCCGGCCTATTATCGAGACGGAGTCGCAAACTTTCTACCTCATCGATTTTTTTATAGAAAACTTGGAATGCCGATCAATATGGAAACAAGCCTTCATATCAATACTTTTCAATTTCAACCCGAAGACGTTCTAATCATAGGATCAGACGGACGAGATGATATTCTGATTCAAGGTGAAAATGGAACAAACATGAATGAAAATGAGGATTTCTTTTTAAGATGTGTAGAGAAAGGAAACGGTAATCTTCAAGAAATCGTTAAGGAGATAAAAATTGCGGGAGAGGTTACTGACGACATATCCTTGATACGGGTTGAATATAAATTAGGAAACGTACCAGAACTTTCCGAATCGGATGAAGTAAATAAGACATACGCGAAGGCGAGAAACGAGTTTAAACAAAAAAATTACGATGAAACGATTCCGCTTCTTGAAGCGATTTTAGAGAAAGATCCTATTTACAGGAAAAATCGGAAAATTCTCAAACTTCTTACGAATGTCTACATTCAGAAAAAAGAATATCAGAAGGCCGCCGAAGCGGCGTTAAACTATAGCAACGCGACGCCCGAAGATTCGGATTGTCTATTTATCATATCTAAATGTTATAAAAATTCAGGTAATTTAAAGAACGCCACTGACTTCGGGGAGCGCTTGAGACTACGAAATCCGGAGCACAAACAGAACTTGATACACCTATCTGAAATTTACCAGACCGCCGGCGATATTAGTCGTGCAACGATGCTGATAAATGAAGCAAAATACTTTGAAAATAACGGAAACCACAATGAACTTTGA
- a CDS encoding N-acyl amino acid synthase FeeM domain-containing protein, with translation MNFEDTLVSNIKNVKQYAPSTERRQHGRIDVRMGGDILLFASHPNWKEAKEFRVLDYSSLGLGIESLDKDLHLLSEDLKKNISIQVDFRLSPKDTNPYSFVCRIANRSQKEDQPIRLGLHRILGSEDLFQDRSETMMEISDQIPLFGLMDHPFLYDQTSLIKVRRIARKRFLIENYDQSLAIFPSMEIVFSLNLFSGNEPIHAKVEAVQPIAGGISFIANIDFLSENTEKAIVRYFLRLIDIGPFSLRKLGFNTANIKNIMTYRFVKSQQEYVEVLKLRKLAYSAVKKLKKEADLSDVSHWYDPNSRIITAWHHNRLIGSANVFFANGEDIPFELQRHIKPEEFKKLPNARDMIEVVGLCMHHDYRKSDILMGIFERIFHVLITTNKSYIVAATDPYLWKVYEPLGFEKTGIKYTLRKNDRDLILDVIMVHRRVGTYGGLKLDPMRWNELYRDMSRYLDGQGVLPKTMGYKILSPIYKTYIEYAKFMDNSQRMIKETQNGIIQSNIVKKVLDYEIIKRFIDSYQTDSAKNNAETEMDAND, from the coding sequence ATGAACTTTGAAGATACATTAGTTTCGAACATTAAGAACGTAAAACAGTATGCCCCGTCCACGGAAAGAAGACAACACGGGCGAATCGACGTTCGTATGGGAGGAGATATCTTGTTATTCGCTTCTCATCCAAATTGGAAGGAAGCGAAAGAATTTCGAGTTCTCGACTACTCATCTCTCGGTCTTGGAATAGAAAGTCTGGACAAAGATCTTCATTTGTTAAGCGAAGATCTTAAAAAGAATATTTCAATACAGGTAGATTTTCGTCTTTCTCCAAAAGATACAAATCCATATAGTTTCGTCTGTAGGATCGCAAATCGATCTCAAAAGGAAGACCAACCCATAAGACTGGGACTCCATCGAATTTTAGGCTCGGAAGATCTTTTTCAAGATCGATCGGAAACTATGATGGAGATCTCGGATCAGATTCCTCTTTTCGGATTGATGGATCATCCTTTTCTCTATGATCAAACCTCTCTCATCAAGGTTAGGAGAATCGCGAGAAAACGATTTCTTATCGAAAACTATGACCAATCCTTAGCTATCTTCCCTTCGATGGAAATTGTATTTAGTCTGAATCTTTTTAGCGGAAACGAACCGATTCATGCAAAAGTGGAGGCGGTCCAACCCATCGCAGGTGGAATCAGTTTTATTGCGAATATAGATTTCCTTTCCGAAAATACGGAGAAAGCTATAGTACGATATTTTTTAAGACTCATCGATATAGGACCTTTTTCGCTTCGTAAATTAGGATTCAATACGGCTAATATCAAGAATATAATGACGTATAGATTCGTGAAATCGCAACAGGAGTATGTCGAGGTTCTAAAGTTAAGGAAACTTGCATATTCTGCCGTAAAAAAATTAAAAAAAGAGGCGGACCTATCGGACGTCTCGCATTGGTATGATCCAAATAGTAGAATCATAACCGCCTGGCACCATAATCGGCTAATAGGAAGCGCTAACGTATTCTTCGCTAATGGAGAGGATATACCTTTCGAATTGCAAAGACATATTAAACCGGAAGAATTCAAAAAGTTACCAAACGCGAGAGATATGATAGAAGTAGTCGGTTTGTGTATGCATCACGATTATCGAAAAAGCGATATTCTTATGGGTATATTTGAACGTATTTTTCACGTTCTAATTACCACGAATAAATCCTATATCGTGGCCGCTACCGATCCTTATCTTTGGAAAGTCTACGAACCGCTTGGCTTTGAAAAAACCGGAATTAAATATACACTTAGGAAGAACGACAGAGATTTGATTTTGGACGTAATAATGGTTCACCGGCGAGTAGGCACTTACGGCGGCCTAAAACTGGATCCGATGCGATGGAACGAACTCTACAGGGATATGTCAAGATATCTTGACGGACAAGGGGTTTTACCTAAAACAATGGGGTATAAGATCCTTTCTCCGATCTATAAAACATATATTGAATATGCTAAATTTATGGATAATTCCCAGAGAATGATAAAAGAAACGCAAAATGGAATCATTCAATCGAACATCGTAAAAAAGGTTCTGGATTATGAAATCATAAAACGTTTCATAGATAGTTATCAAACCGACTCCGCAAAAAATAACGCAGAAACGGAAATGGATGCTAACGACTAA
- a CDS encoding LIC10244 family PerRA/PerRB upregulated protein produces the protein MLAHIKPNQLFCKDSEKEQSLITLGMMLELCEKCYVFGKYFLIDEFNSEKHPFLLRKGFELLGIGMGPENVRNILKGYILSGNYEGKELLDRIIILEGMEAIQKEMHISVFLEKIASFFGESYQQNYWDYVMQKRKEIDTILLNDFYAEFCNSKPEIDSDILLSRAFHSLSHNELKDLLRQVSLPDLAGALKSVREKLVIQVLDFMDRESSRWLMKELMKSDDSYDGSEKVKEAQLKILGLFASKREMNRDF, from the coding sequence ATGCTGGCACACATTAAACCGAATCAGCTTTTTTGCAAGGACAGCGAAAAAGAACAAAGTTTAATAACTTTGGGAATGATGCTCGAACTCTGCGAAAAGTGTTATGTTTTTGGAAAGTATTTCTTGATTGATGAATTCAATTCCGAAAAACATCCGTTTCTGTTAAGAAAAGGATTCGAACTTTTGGGAATCGGAATGGGTCCGGAAAACGTCCGAAATATTTTGAAAGGTTATATCCTATCCGGAAATTACGAAGGGAAGGAACTTTTAGATAGAATTATCATCCTCGAAGGAATGGAAGCGATTCAGAAAGAAATGCATATATCCGTATTTTTGGAAAAAATCGCATCCTTCTTTGGCGAATCGTATCAGCAGAATTATTGGGATTACGTGATGCAAAAAAGAAAGGAGATCGATACGATTCTTCTCAACGACTTTTATGCGGAGTTTTGTAATTCCAAACCGGAGATCGATTCTGATATTCTTTTGAGCCGCGCTTTCCATTCTCTTTCTCATAACGAACTAAAAGATCTTCTGAGACAAGTCAGTCTTCCCGATTTGGCGGGTGCGCTCAAAAGTGTACGGGAAAAACTTGTGATTCAGGTCTTGGATTTTATGGACCGAGAATCTTCCCGCTGGTTGATGAAAGAACTGATGAAATCCGACGATTCGTATGATGGTTCGGAAAAAGTCAAAGAAGCACAATTGAAGATACTCGGTTTATTCGCTTCGAAACGGGAAATGAATCGAGATTTCTAG
- a CDS encoding AMP-binding protein, whose translation MEQYVGKNYLKTEYLEILKKGRLTELERDAFLRKESLGEDIIIQASSGSTSEPLLIPRSKADVADIAKRVIRPYAEFYQSYPERIALFGGISHTEAAVKLQMGSITMRSFQLDEVDQLDTFDPNVISCYPSVVRELVDDSAVFLKNLKAIKLGGERIYSSDLTKIFRRFPNILLIEQYGSTEMPAVALRIFKNATDPTNYLLQNERFSFQIPMETDGWHPLIVRDNFADLLFPIGKFYDMGDDVLCQSGKIIDVRRRGDRSFEYREEVEDLLNLGLTNVQIDSQRGQIFYSGDPETIGPYSIKGKAYSFSKQKLNRIHPSNKLPVLV comes from the coding sequence ATGGAACAATATGTTGGAAAGAATTATCTCAAAACTGAATATTTAGAAATCCTAAAAAAGGGAAGATTGACCGAGCTGGAACGGGATGCCTTTCTTCGAAAGGAATCTTTGGGTGAAGATATCATAATTCAAGCCTCAAGTGGAAGCACTTCCGAGCCCTTGCTCATTCCGCGCTCCAAAGCGGATGTCGCCGACATCGCAAAGAGGGTGATCCGTCCTTATGCCGAATTTTATCAATCTTATCCGGAAAGAATCGCTCTTTTTGGAGGAATCTCTCATACGGAGGCGGCGGTAAAATTACAAATGGGATCGATCACGATGAGGTCGTTTCAATTGGATGAGGTCGATCAATTGGATACGTTCGATCCTAATGTAATTTCTTGTTATCCAAGCGTTGTTCGGGAGTTAGTCGACGATTCGGCTGTTTTTTTGAAAAATCTAAAAGCTATCAAACTTGGAGGGGAAAGAATTTATTCTTCCGATCTAACAAAGATATTTCGAAGATTTCCGAACATTCTACTGATCGAGCAATATGGCTCCACCGAAATGCCCGCTGTTGCACTGAGAATCTTTAAGAATGCGACGGATCCAACAAATTACCTGCTTCAGAACGAACGATTTTCCTTTCAGATTCCGATGGAAACGGATGGTTGGCATCCTTTGATCGTAAGGGATAACTTTGCCGATCTTCTCTTTCCGATCGGCAAGTTTTACGATATGGGTGACGATGTCCTTTGTCAGTCCGGAAAGATCATAGATGTAAGAAGAAGAGGGGATCGTTCTTTTGAATACAGAGAGGAAGTGGAAGATCTCTTGAATCTGGGTCTGACCAATGTTCAGATTGATTCGCAACGCGGTCAGATTTTCTATTCAGGAGATCCTGAAACGATCGGACCATACTCGATTAAGGGGAAAGCGTATTCTTTTTCAAAACAAAAATTGAATCGAATTCACCCATCTAATAAATTACCGGTTTTGGTTTAA
- a CDS encoding YqjF family protein: MIPSSIQNVQKQISHRPWPLPKSEPFMVQYWEELAFLHWEIPKEFLEEVLPKDLEADLFEGKAYIGLVPFRMRGVRPIYLPPLPWLSYFPELNVRTYVKNGEKQGVYFFSLDAGNRLVVEIARKFFYLPYLNAKMLIRREENQKEFFSLRKDRRAATAEFHAEYKPISEVYRSKPGTLENWLTERYCLYSQDSNGRIYRGEVHHVPWPLQKGKCIIRKNELLQSHGIPVLEDTFLVHYSESIQVLLYPLEPIS; the protein is encoded by the coding sequence ATGATTCCTTCTTCCATTCAAAACGTTCAAAAACAAATATCGCATCGGCCTTGGCCCTTGCCAAAATCGGAACCGTTTATGGTTCAATATTGGGAGGAATTGGCTTTTTTACACTGGGAGATTCCGAAAGAATTTTTAGAAGAAGTTCTGCCGAAGGATCTGGAAGCCGATCTATTTGAAGGAAAAGCTTATATAGGTTTGGTTCCGTTTCGGATGAGAGGGGTAAGGCCGATCTATCTTCCACCTTTACCATGGCTTTCCTATTTTCCGGAATTGAATGTTCGGACCTATGTAAAGAACGGAGAAAAACAAGGAGTTTATTTTTTTAGTTTGGACGCGGGCAATCGTCTTGTTGTCGAGATCGCAAGAAAGTTTTTTTATCTTCCTTATCTCAACGCGAAGATGTTAATAAGAAGAGAGGAAAATCAAAAAGAATTCTTCTCATTGAGAAAAGATCGTCGCGCGGCGACTGCGGAATTTCACGCCGAATACAAACCCATCTCCGAGGTGTATCGATCAAAACCGGGAACTCTGGAAAACTGGCTCACAGAAAGATACTGTCTTTATTCTCAAGATTCTAATGGAAGAATATATAGAGGAGAAGTTCATCACGTTCCTTGGCCGCTTCAAAAAGGAAAATGTATCATTCGTAAAAATGAGCTTCTCCAAAGTCATGGCATTCCCGTCCTAGAGGACACATTTCTGGTTCACTATTCCGAATCGATTCAGGTTCTGCTCTATCCTCTGGAGCCGATTTCTTAG
- a CDS encoding M43 family zinc metalloprotease, whose product MKKYVLKLILGFFLITSFIHCPGGGGGSDMTPILFLLTNGSSNSGNNNSSTNTSTTPCLEKNSFTISSGTAWTFSGLPYFYSNARTYTLSPSRPSSIFYVKQDHTFTNPNADYRPVFPSFYDSNGNNYQGREIWNVFTATSMSPYGYNGYYYVNRFINNTLSSGQVNAVDFNFPTNPGTINASASIITNCRTLDPDERSFSAASGTSSSNGLSKVWSNRKKLNVNLIFIKDGNTRAYPNPTQAGLQTALDRWKSIYSQNSAKIDIQFTSTELDSSEFLSLASLSTDSYNTTGSLGKLFSSTSSVQSDVALNLYIARDETEVGGVLGISGGIPGTVGLKGTPQSGMIVFIEPHRSSGALGSILSAADQNFLGDTMAHEASHFLGLFHIVESAGQSGAGIPNYTMDPLIETPICTSARNTNGNGRVDISECSGTGFFDSGSLNLMFWAGDGVTQQTQLTGEQGWVLRMNPLVY is encoded by the coding sequence ATGAAAAAGTATGTTCTAAAGCTAATTTTAGGTTTTTTCCTCATCACTTCGTTTATCCATTGTCCCGGTGGCGGCGGAGGTTCCGACATGACTCCGATTCTATTTTTGTTGACGAATGGATCTTCCAATTCGGGTAACAATAATTCATCGACGAACACCTCGACTACACCCTGTCTCGAAAAAAATTCCTTTACGATCTCGAGTGGCACTGCTTGGACTTTCAGCGGTCTTCCCTATTTTTATTCGAACGCACGGACTTATACGCTCTCTCCTTCAAGACCTTCTTCGATCTTTTATGTAAAACAAGATCATACGTTTACGAATCCGAATGCAGATTATAGACCTGTTTTCCCCTCCTTCTACGATTCGAACGGAAACAATTATCAAGGAAGGGAGATTTGGAACGTCTTTACGGCTACTTCCATGAGTCCGTACGGTTACAACGGTTATTATTATGTGAATCGTTTTATCAACAATACCCTATCTTCTGGCCAAGTGAACGCGGTAGATTTCAACTTCCCGACCAATCCCGGCACGATCAACGCAAGCGCTTCGATCATCACAAACTGTAGAACCTTGGATCCGGACGAACGATCCTTCTCTGCGGCAAGCGGGACTTCCAGCTCCAACGGCTTGAGTAAAGTTTGGTCAAATCGTAAAAAATTGAACGTGAATCTTATCTTTATTAAGGACGGTAACACTCGGGCTTATCCGAATCCGACGCAGGCCGGTTTGCAAACGGCGCTCGATCGTTGGAAATCGATTTATTCTCAGAACTCGGCTAAGATCGACATTCAATTTACTTCGACAGAATTGGATTCTTCCGAATTCCTAAGTCTTGCGTCATTATCGACCGACTCCTATAACACGACCGGCAGTTTAGGAAAACTTTTCTCTTCCACTTCTTCGGTCCAATCCGATGTCGCATTAAATCTTTATATTGCGAGGGACGAAACGGAAGTCGGAGGCGTTCTCGGAATTTCAGGCGGAATTCCTGGAACCGTCGGCCTCAAGGGGACTCCTCAATCAGGAATGATCGTATTTATCGAACCTCATCGTTCTTCGGGTGCCCTCGGATCGATTCTGAGTGCCGCCGATCAGAACTTTTTAGGCGACACGATGGCGCATGAAGCTTCTCACTTTTTAGGATTATTTCATATCGTGGAAAGCGCGGGTCAAAGCGGGGCGGGTATTCCGAATTATACGATGGATCCGCTGATCGAAACTCCGATCTGCACCTCCGCGAGAAACACAAACGGAAACGGTAGAGTCGACATCAGCGAATGTAGCGGGACCGGTTTTTTCGATTCCGGTTCACTGAATCTCATGTTTTGGGCGGGAGACGGCGTGACCCAGCAAACTCAACTTACCGGAGAACAAGGATGGGTTTTAAGAATGAACCCTCTCGTTTATTGA
- the ccrA gene encoding crotonyl-CoA carboxylase/reductase, with the protein MSQIESVPIGTLPPLGQVPKKMYAQVVRPERFGDPIKAIQEELIDVPEIAPDEVLVAVMAAGVNYNNVWAALGFPVDVIGARNKKGEPEKFHIGGSDASGIVYKVGADVKNVKVGDEVVLHCGIWDKNDPWVKAGKDPMFAPSQLIWGYETNWGSFAQFCKVQDHQCLPKPKHLSWEEAAAYMLVGATAYRMLHHWKPNDVQKDDVVLIWGGAGGLGAMAIQIVKAAGGIPIAVVSEDDKFDFCMKLGAAGVINRKKFNHWGALTSEINKMEKFAEWTKSAREFGKAIWDIAGKGNNPKIVFEHPGETTIPTSMFVCETGGMVVICAGTTGFNATVDLRYLWMRQKRLQGSHFANDENSKGLNDLVIEKKVDPCLSKTFAWNETATSHQLMKENKHPAGNMSILVGADKPGLGKK; encoded by the coding sequence ATGAGCCAAATTGAATCCGTTCCAATCGGAACCCTCCCACCCTTGGGACAGGTTCCTAAAAAAATGTATGCACAGGTCGTTCGTCCCGAGCGTTTCGGCGATCCGATCAAAGCAATTCAGGAAGAACTCATCGATGTTCCAGAAATAGCTCCGGACGAGGTGCTCGTCGCGGTAATGGCCGCCGGTGTAAATTATAACAATGTTTGGGCCGCTCTCGGATTTCCCGTAGATGTGATCGGCGCAAGAAACAAAAAAGGTGAACCCGAAAAGTTTCATATCGGCGGATCCGATGCGTCCGGTATCGTTTATAAAGTCGGCGCCGATGTTAAGAATGTAAAGGTCGGAGACGAAGTCGTTCTTCACTGCGGAATCTGGGATAAAAACGATCCTTGGGTAAAAGCAGGAAAAGATCCGATGTTCGCACCTTCTCAGTTGATCTGGGGATACGAAACGAACTGGGGTTCTTTCGCGCAATTCTGCAAAGTGCAAGACCATCAGTGTCTTCCAAAACCGAAACACCTTTCTTGGGAAGAAGCCGCCGCTTACATGTTAGTCGGTGCGACCGCTTATAGAATGCTTCATCACTGGAAACCGAACGACGTACAAAAAGACGACGTGGTTCTGATCTGGGGAGGAGCGGGTGGACTCGGTGCAATGGCGATTCAAATCGTAAAAGCCGCCGGTGGAATTCCAATCGCGGTCGTTTCCGAAGACGATAAGTTCGACTTCTGTATGAAGTTAGGCGCCGCGGGTGTCATCAACCGTAAGAAGTTCAACCACTGGGGAGCTTTGACTTCCGAGATCAACAAGATGGAAAAATTCGCGGAATGGACTAAGTCCGCGCGCGAATTCGGAAAGGCGATCTGGGACATAGCTGGAAAAGGAAATAACCCGAAGATCGTTTTCGAACATCCGGGAGAAACCACGATTCCAACTTCTATGTTCGTTTGTGAAACAGGAGGAATGGTTGTCATCTGTGCGGGAACCACCGGTTTCAATGCGACCGTTGACTTACGTTATCTCTGGATGAGACAAAAACGTCTTCAAGGTTCTCACTTTGCAAACGACGAAAACTCAAAAGGTCTGAACGACCTCGTGATCGAGAAAAAAGTGGATCCTTGTCTTTCCAAAACTTTTGCTTGGAACGAGACCGCTACTTCTCACCAGTTGATGAAAGAAAACAAACATCCTGCTGGAAATATGTCCATTCTCGTAGGAGCCGATAAACCGGGATTAGGAAAAAAATAA
- a CDS encoding PPK2 family polyphosphate kinase — MNLKDVETIPSADKTKEEVLLKTAEYLKDLAKHQEKLFAKKENSVLILLQGVDTAGKDGTIKHVFSGLNPLGCSVKAWTKPNSEEVQYDFLWRIHKYVPSKGMIYIHNRSHYEDVIMPLILNTLPEKRIKERMESIRNFEKHLSRENNTLILKFFLHISKEEQKERIQERLNDPDKKWKYDPSDEVTQDRWDEYRSAYEMIFNEKDQEKEWNLIPSDKKWYRNYKVAKIICKELEKLV, encoded by the coding sequence ATGAATTTAAAAGACGTCGAAACAATCCCTTCCGCGGATAAAACTAAAGAAGAGGTTCTTCTTAAAACGGCGGAATATCTCAAAGATCTCGCCAAACATCAGGAGAAGCTGTTCGCAAAAAAAGAGAATTCCGTTTTGATTCTTTTACAGGGCGTTGATACCGCAGGTAAGGACGGAACCATAAAACACGTTTTTTCAGGATTGAACCCTTTGGGATGTTCCGTTAAGGCTTGGACAAAACCGAACTCGGAAGAAGTCCAATACGATTTTCTTTGGAGAATCCACAAGTACGTTCCTTCAAAAGGAATGATCTACATTCACAATCGTTCCCACTATGAAGACGTGATCATGCCTTTGATTCTCAATACTCTTCCGGAAAAAAGGATCAAGGAAAGAATGGAATCGATTCGTAACTTCGAAAAACATCTTTCGAGGGAAAACAACACACTCATTCTAAAATTCTTCTTACATATTTCTAAGGAAGAACAGAAAGAAAGAATCCAGGAAAGATTGAATGATCCGGACAAAAAATGGAAGTATGATCCTTCGGACGAAGTAACTCAAGATCGATGGGATGAGTATCGGTCCGCGTACGAGATGATCTTCAACGAAAAGGATCAGGAAAAAGAATGGAATCTGATTCCTTCCGATAAGAAGTGGTACCGAAATTATAAGGTTGCGAAAATTATCTGTAAGGAATTGGAGAAACTCGTTTAA